In one bacterium genomic region, the following are encoded:
- the rpsC gene encoding 30S ribosomal protein S3, with the protein MGQKINPISMRLQADRKWRSRWYAGREYRTLLKEDLKIRKIIAKMLGFRAAVARVEIERNTGEVIVSIYTAKPGVVIGRGGSGAEALKKELAKVVSGKMRVNIEEIRQPDLEAQLVANNIASALERRMPFRRILKNAAENSMKAGALGAKVQVGGRLNGADMARTESVALGSIPLHTIRANISYATAEANTTFGIIGVKVWIYTGEDK; encoded by the coding sequence ATGGGACAAAAAATTAATCCAATTTCAATGCGATTGCAGGCTGATCGAAAATGGCGCAGTCGCTGGTATGCCGGTCGTGAATACCGCACCCTTCTCAAGGAAGATCTGAAGATCCGCAAAATTATCGCTAAGATGCTTGGATTTCGGGCGGCTGTAGCTCGAGTTGAAATCGAGCGCAATACAGGTGAGGTGATAGTTAGTATTTATACAGCTAAGCCAGGTGTTGTGATTGGTCGTGGTGGCTCAGGTGCCGAAGCATTGAAGAAGGAGCTGGCAAAGGTAGTATCTGGAAAAATGCGTGTCAATATTGAAGAAATTCGTCAGCCCGATCTCGAAGCACAGTTAGTTGCTAATAACATTGCCAGCGCTTTGGAGCGTCGTATGCCGTTCCGCCGTATTTTAAAGAATGCTGCCGAAAACTCGATGAAGGCTGGGGCATTAGGGGCTAAAGTACAGGTCGGTGGACGTTTGAACGGAGCTGATATGGCTCGCACTGAAAGTGTGGCCTTGGGTTCAATTCCACTACATACCATACGTGCTAATATTAGCTATGCAACGGCTGAGGCGAATACTACTTTTGGTATTATCGGTGTTAAGGTTTGGATTTATACGGGGGAGGATAAGTAA
- the rplC gene encoding 50S ribosomal protein L3, which produces MKAILAKKVGMTQIFDPEGRLLPVTVLQAGPCVIIQLKTVENDGYTATQIGFGEDKQIVKGHAKSKAGHLKASGAQSKHLVEVRTVDGDEVASSKVGDTISADVFEAGEKVIVTGVSKGKGFAGTIKRHNFHRGPKTHGSRNYRAPGSIGAGYPQHVMRGIKMAGHMGHEQVTVKNLKVALVDAEKNLIAIKGAVPGPNKGLVLIRGMQA; this is translated from the coding sequence ATGAAAGCCATCTTGGCCAAAAAAGTTGGAATGACCCAGATCTTCGATCCAGAAGGTCGCTTATTGCCTGTAACCGTATTGCAGGCTGGGCCTTGTGTTATTATTCAGCTTAAGACAGTTGAGAATGATGGCTATACAGCTACTCAAATTGGCTTTGGCGAAGATAAGCAGATTGTTAAAGGGCACGCTAAGTCTAAGGCTGGCCATCTTAAGGCTAGTGGAGCGCAGTCTAAGCATCTTGTAGAGGTTCGTACAGTGGATGGCGATGAAGTTGCATCATCAAAAGTAGGCGATACAATCTCGGCTGATGTTTTTGAGGCTGGAGAAAAGGTCATTGTAACTGGCGTATCTAAAGGTAAAGGCTTTGCCGGAACAATTAAGCGGCATAACTTCCATCGTGGACCAAAAACCCACGGTTCGCGTAATTATCGTGCACCAGGCTCAATTGGCGCCGGATATCCGCAGCACGTAATGCGCGGAATAAAAATGGCTGGCCACATGGGCCATGAGCAGGTGACAGTTAAGAATTTGAAGGTTGCCCTGGTTGATGCTGAAAAGAATCTCATTGCCATTAAAGGTGCTGTGCCAGGTCCCAATAAGGGGTTGGTATTAATTAGGGGTATGCAGGCATGA
- the rplE gene encoding 50S ribosomal protein L5, protein MNRLQERYQSEMTTSLAKQLDAKNPHRVPKLVKIVVSVGVGRAVVDQKYLDNAVATITKITGQKPIITKARLSIAGFKLREGQSIGAKVTLRSERMYDFLDRLIAVVLPRLRDFHGLSIKGFDPQGNYSIGLAEQTLFPEISYEDAQLTHGVQVTLVTTAQNKAEGEALLRALGMPLERKETK, encoded by the coding sequence ATGAATCGCTTGCAAGAACGTTACCAGTCTGAAATGACTACCTCTTTAGCTAAGCAGTTGGATGCCAAGAATCCACACCGTGTACCAAAGCTAGTAAAAATTGTCGTATCGGTAGGGGTTGGTCGGGCTGTAGTTGATCAAAAATATCTTGATAACGCAGTGGCTACCATAACTAAGATTACTGGTCAGAAGCCCATCATAACTAAGGCTCGACTCTCAATTGCCGGATTTAAGTTACGCGAAGGTCAGTCAATCGGTGCTAAAGTTACACTGCGTAGTGAACGTATGTATGATTTTCTAGATCGGCTAATAGCAGTGGTACTACCTCGCTTGCGTGATTTCCATGGACTATCGATTAAGGGATTTGACCCTCAGGGGAATTACTCAATTGGGTTAGCCGAGCAGACCCTGTTTCCGGAGATTAGCTATGAGGACGCCCAGTTAACCCACGGTGTTCAGGTTACATTAGTAACAACCGCGCAGAATAAAGCAGAAGGAGAGGCCTTGCTCCGCGCGTTGGGCATGCCACTTGAAAGAAAGGAGACAAAATAA
- the rplV gene encoding 50S ribosomal protein L22, whose protein sequence is MKTQASIKYLKISARKLRLAADLVRDMPVAQAEQVLSATPKKAAVMVAEALKSAVANAENNHNARKSTLRIAEIKVDEGPTLKRFRPRSRGMAAPILHRMSHLTIVVTDEARVEKKSAVKQSKKTEQKQLTASGKEA, encoded by the coding sequence ATGAAAACTCAAGCTTCTATCAAATATCTCAAGATTTCAGCTCGTAAGTTGCGTTTAGCAGCTGATTTGGTGCGCGATATGCCAGTTGCTCAAGCTGAGCAGGTGCTGTCAGCTACACCTAAAAAAGCAGCTGTTATGGTAGCTGAAGCACTCAAGAGCGCCGTAGCTAATGCTGAGAATAATCATAATGCCCGCAAGAGCACGCTTCGGATTGCTGAAATCAAAGTAGATGAAGGACCCACCCTCAAGCGTTTTCGCCCACGTTCACGTGGTATGGCGGCTCCAATTTTACATCGTATGTCACATTTGACGATTGTAGTTACTGATGAGGCACGAGTTGAAAAAAAATCGGCAGTTAAGCAAAGTAAGAAAACCGAACAGAAGCAGTTAACTGCAAGCGGGAAGGAAGCTTAG
- the rplN gene encoding 50S ribosomal protein L14 — MIQPQTLLKLADNTGAKKIMCIKVLGGSRRRYAMVGDVIVASVKQATPNGAVKKKEVVQAVIVRTTKITKRPDGSAIRFDENAAVIIDKQGQPRGTRIFGPIARELRDRGYMKIVSLAPEVL; from the coding sequence ATGATTCAGCCACAGACATTATTAAAATTAGCCGATAACACTGGTGCTAAAAAGATTATGTGTATCAAGGTGCTGGGTGGATCACGCCGTCGTTATGCTATGGTGGGCGATGTGATTGTAGCTTCTGTTAAACAAGCCACACCTAATGGTGCGGTTAAGAAAAAAGAAGTTGTGCAGGCAGTTATAGTTCGTACCACTAAAATTACCAAGCGTCCTGACGGAAGTGCGATTCGCTTTGATGAGAATGCCGCAGTGATTATCGACAAGCAAGGTCAGCCTCGTGGAACTCGTATTTTTGGCCCAATTGCACGCGAACTGCGTGACCGTGGTTATATGAAAATTGTTTCACTTGCTCCGGAGGTACTCTAA
- the rplP gene encoding 50S ribosomal protein L16, whose translation MLLPRKTKFRKVFKGKNRGEATRGTEISFGRYGLRALENERLTSRQIEAARRAMTRYIKRGGKVWIRVFPHTPVTKKPNEVRMGSGKGAVDHYVAKVQAGKIVFELDGVAEDVAKEAMRLAGRKLPVKTRFVVREGAGE comes from the coding sequence ATGCTACTTCCACGTAAGACTAAATTCCGTAAGGTCTTTAAGGGTAAGAATCGTGGCGAGGCAACTCGCGGTACAGAGATTTCATTTGGTCGTTATGGTTTGCGGGCACTTGAAAATGAACGGCTCACTTCACGTCAGATTGAAGCTGCTCGTCGTGCGATGACACGCTACATTAAGCGTGGTGGTAAGGTTTGGATTCGTGTTTTTCCTCACACTCCAGTTACTAAGAAGCCAAATGAAGTTCGCATGGGTTCTGGTAAGGGTGCGGTTGATCACTATGTCGCTAAAGTTCAGGCCGGCAAGATAGTATTTGAGCTTGATGGGGTGGCTGAAGATGTAGCTAAAGAGGCTATGCGCTTGGCTGGACGTAAATTACCGGTAAAAACTCGCTTTGTTGTGCGAGAGGGGGCTGGAGAATAA
- the rplX gene encoding 50S ribosomal protein L24, with protein sequence MFKIRLKDKVMVVAGRDKGKSGEVIGVLPRENKVVIAGINTVKRHQKPTTQNPSGGIVELTKPIEASKVQVLDPKTGKPARVSFEKRADGSKERVFKVSKFSNKKKATKSDADQKKTDKKEEQK encoded by the coding sequence ATGTTTAAGATTCGATTAAAAGATAAGGTGATGGTAGTTGCTGGGCGCGATAAGGGTAAGAGCGGTGAGGTGATTGGTGTCTTGCCACGAGAAAATAAGGTTGTGATTGCCGGCATTAATACCGTTAAGCGTCATCAAAAACCAACTACCCAGAATCCAAGTGGAGGAATTGTGGAGCTCACTAAGCCGATTGAGGCTTCAAAAGTACAAGTTCTGGATCCCAAAACCGGTAAGCCAGCTCGAGTTAGTTTTGAAAAGCGAGCTGATGGCTCTAAAGAGCGAGTCTTTAAGGTATCAAAATTTTCCAACAAGAAGAAAGCTACAAAATCTGATGCAGACCAGAAGAAGACCGATAAGAAAGAGGAGCAGAAATGA
- the rpsJ gene encoding 30S ribosomal protein S10: protein MVEKTAQRIRIRLKAYDNKVIDQSTKQIIDTAIRTGAQVAGPVPLPTDRHTTTVIRSPHIFKDSHEAFEMRTHKRLIDITEPTPKTIDSLMNLSLPAGVDIEIKM from the coding sequence ATGGTAGAAAAAACCGCCCAACGCATCCGCATCCGACTCAAGGCCTATGACAATAAGGTGATTGATCAGTCGACTAAGCAAATTATCGATACCGCAATTCGTACTGGCGCCCAGGTAGCTGGACCAGTACCATTGCCAACTGATCGACACACCACGACTGTTATTCGTAGCCCTCATATCTTTAAAGATAGCCACGAGGCTTTTGAGATGCGGACACATAAGCGGCTTATTGATATCACTGAACCAACTCCGAAGACGATTGATTCACTCATGAATCTATCTTTGCCAGCTGGTGTAGATATCGAAATCAAGATGTAG
- the rpsQ gene encoding 30S ribosomal protein S17 — MARKLTGKVVSNKMQNTVVVAVEALKTHPLYKKQYKTTARFHAHDESNQLAVGTMVEIEETRPMSRMKRFVVTKTIGDDVQASKKGSAK, encoded by the coding sequence ATGGCTAGAAAACTTACCGGAAAAGTAGTTTCCAATAAAATGCAAAATACTGTAGTTGTGGCAGTTGAGGCACTAAAAACTCACCCACTATATAAGAAGCAGTACAAGACGACAGCTCGTTTTCATGCCCACGATGAATCTAATCAGTTGGCGGTTGGTACTATGGTGGAAATTGAAGAAACCCGACCGATGAGTCGCATGAAGCGTTTTGTAGTAACTAAAACCATTGGTGATGATGTTCAGGCCAGTAAAAAGGGGTCAGCTAAATGA
- the tuf gene encoding elongation factor Tu — MGHVDHGKTTLTAAITAVLAKKLPSDVNKSVAYDEIDKAPEERERGITIATSHQEYESENRHYAHVDMPGHADYVKNMITGAAQVDGAILVVSAADGPMPQTREHVLLARQVGVPKILVYMNKMDQADPELAELVEVEIRELLEKNEFDADCPIVKGSALKALEGDAAAEDSIMELVKAMDEYLPQPERDLDKPFLMPIEDVFSIKGRGTVATGRIEQGKVNVNEEVEIVGIRDNQKTVVTGVEMFRKLLNEGQAGDNVGLLLRGIERTQIERGQVIAKPGSITPHTEFEAEVYVLTKDEGGRHTPFVDGYKPQFYFRTTDVTGEVKLPEGTKMVMPGDNITCSVKLLAPIAMDEGLRFAIREGGRTVGAGVVTKITK, encoded by the coding sequence ATGGGGCACGTTGACCATGGTAAAACTACCCTGACAGCGGCAATTACCGCAGTACTAGCAAAAAAACTACCATCGGATGTCAACAAATCAGTTGCCTATGATGAAATCGATAAGGCTCCAGAAGAGCGCGAGCGTGGTATTACCATTGCTACTTCTCACCAGGAGTATGAATCGGAAAATCGTCACTATGCTCACGTTGATATGCCAGGTCACGCCGACTACGTGAAGAACATGATTACTGGTGCCGCTCAGGTGGATGGTGCTATTTTGGTGGTTTCCGCAGCTGACGGTCCAATGCCTCAGACTCGCGAGCATGTTCTCTTGGCTCGTCAGGTTGGTGTGCCAAAGATTCTTGTATACATGAACAAGATGGATCAGGCTGACCCAGAGCTTGCCGAGCTAGTTGAAGTAGAAATTCGTGAACTCTTAGAAAAGAACGAGTTTGATGCTGATTGCCCAATCGTAAAGGGGTCTGCTCTTAAGGCCTTGGAAGGCGATGCCGCTGCTGAAGATTCTATTATGGAGCTTGTAAAGGCTATGGATGAGTACCTTCCACAGCCAGAGCGCGATCTCGACAAGCCATTTCTTATGCCTATCGAAGACGTATTCTCGATTAAGGGTCGTGGTACTGTTGCTACCGGTCGTATCGAGCAGGGTAAGGTAAATGTTAACGAAGAAGTTGAGATTGTTGGAATTCGCGACAATCAGAAGACTGTTGTTACGGGCGTTGAAATGTTCCGTAAGCTACTTAACGAAGGTCAGGCTGGTGATAATGTTGGTCTCTTGCTTCGTGGTATTGAGCGCACTCAGATTGAGCGCGGTCAGGTTATTGCTAAGCCAGGCTCGATCACTCCACATACCGAGTTTGAAGCTGAAGTGTATGTTCTCACCAAAGATGAAGGCGGACGCCACACTCCTTTCGTAGACGGCTACAAGCCACAGTTCTACTTCCGTACCACCGATGTAACTGGTGAAGTGAAGCTTCCAGAAGGCACTAAGATGGTCATGCCTGGTGATAATATCACCTGCTCAGTTAAACTCCTCGCTCCAATCGCCATGGACGAAGGTCTCCGCTTCGCAATTCGTGAAGGTGGACGTACCGTTGGTGCTGGTGTTGTAACGAAGATTACCAAGTAA
- the rplB gene encoding 50S ribosomal protein L2 yields MAIRVLKRNTSARRGMSVDRFDEVTKTKPEKSLIIKRKQKAGRNNQGKITVRHRGGGAKRAIRIVDFRQSGMQSATIVAIEYDPGRSANIALVRDEKGRKAYILAGSGMQVGATITAVAEGEIREHNRLPLAEIPVGSVVYNIELTPGKGGQLVRSAGTKAQLAAKEGEMATIKLPSGEMRMVRAECYATIGGVGNESHSLIKVGSAGRKRRMGIRPTVRGKAMNPNDHRHGGGEGGTSIGLKRPVTPWGKPALGAKTRRRKATDKYIIRHRKGK; encoded by the coding sequence ATGGCAATTCGAGTACTTAAACGTAATACTTCAGCTCGTCGAGGCATGAGCGTCGATCGTTTTGATGAGGTGACTAAGACCAAGCCTGAAAAATCTCTGATCATTAAGCGTAAGCAAAAAGCTGGTCGAAATAACCAAGGTAAGATCACGGTGCGTCATCGCGGTGGTGGGGCTAAGCGAGCAATTCGTATTGTAGATTTCCGTCAGTCGGGCATGCAGAGCGCTACTATTGTGGCTATCGAGTATGACCCAGGTCGCTCAGCAAATATCGCTTTAGTTCGAGACGAAAAAGGACGTAAGGCCTATATTTTGGCTGGATCTGGTATGCAAGTTGGAGCTACGATTACGGCTGTCGCTGAAGGTGAGATTCGTGAGCATAACCGACTTCCACTGGCTGAAATTCCAGTTGGTAGTGTGGTCTATAATATTGAACTTACACCTGGTAAGGGTGGTCAGCTAGTGCGTTCAGCTGGTACTAAAGCCCAGTTAGCCGCCAAAGAAGGCGAAATGGCTACAATTAAACTTCCATCTGGTGAGATGCGTATGGTACGAGCCGAATGTTATGCCACGATTGGTGGGGTTGGCAATGAAAGCCATAGCTTGATTAAGGTTGGCTCAGCTGGTCGCAAGCGCCGGATGGGTATTCGCCCGACTGTGCGCGGTAAGGCTATGAACCCGAATGATCACCGGCATGGTGGTGGTGAGGGTGGTACTTCAATTGGCTTGAAGCGCCCAGTTACACCATGGGGTAAGCCAGCTTTGGGTGCAAAAACTCGCCGACGCAAGGCAACTGATAAGTACATTATTCGTCATAGGAAAGGAAAATAA
- the rpsS gene encoding 30S ribosomal protein S19, translated as MSRSLKKGPYVDAKLLKKVLALGPNDKAVIKTWARASSISPEMVGKTIAVHNGKTHVPVFITENMVGHKLGEFSPTRKFRGHGGKLAKQQG; from the coding sequence ATGAGCCGTTCACTGAAAAAAGGCCCATATGTTGACGCCAAACTCTTAAAGAAAGTTCTAGCACTTGGCCCTAATGACAAAGCCGTTATAAAGACTTGGGCTCGGGCAAGTTCAATCTCTCCAGAGATGGTAGGAAAGACAATTGCTGTGCATAACGGCAAGACTCACGTGCCGGTATTTATTACTGAAAATATGGTTGGTCATAAGCTAGGTGAATTTTCTCCAACGCGCAAGTTTAGGGGTCATGGCGGAAAGTTAGCGAAACAGCAAGGTTAA
- a CDS encoding 50S ribosomal protein L23, producing the protein MSLVVVPKITEKTLMQAARGVYTFTVPMSTNKIEVARAVKEQFKVDATDVRISIAKGKQKRFKQIKGRRVDIKKAYVQVAAGQKIAAFDLGQEESAKDEKKAKKTIAKAKKAENK; encoded by the coding sequence GTGAGTCTGGTAGTTGTGCCTAAGATTACCGAGAAGACTCTCATGCAGGCTGCACGAGGCGTGTATACTTTTACAGTTCCAATGAGCACCAATAAGATTGAAGTTGCCCGTGCCGTAAAAGAACAGTTTAAAGTTGATGCTACAGATGTACGTATTTCGATTGCCAAGGGTAAGCAAAAGCGCTTTAAGCAAATTAAAGGTCGCAGAGTCGATATTAAGAAAGCCTATGTCCAGGTTGCAGCTGGTCAAAAAATTGCAGCCTTCGATCTTGGTCAGGAAGAATCCGCTAAGGACGAAAAGAAAGCTAAAAAAACCATAGCTAAAGCCAAGAAAGCGGAGAATAAGTAA
- the rplD gene encoding 50S ribosomal protein L4 — protein sequence MKVASYTKTGSKASAETTLDKAVFGREVTPELLKQAYLRSLSNARQATAKTKTRGEVRGGGKKPWRQKGTGRARTGSIRNPLWRGGGTIFGPTGEQNYSVEMPKKAIRASIAHALSAKAKQVSVIESFDIVSGKTRDAQALIAKLGLKGGILVVVAKAEEKSARSVANLTNIQYRLVSQLTVFDIMNADNVLIDKAGLEAIYTWLGGKK from the coding sequence ATGAAGGTAGCTAGCTACACCAAAACGGGGTCTAAGGCTTCAGCTGAAACTACTTTGGATAAGGCTGTTTTTGGTCGTGAAGTAACCCCAGAGCTTCTTAAGCAGGCTTATTTGCGCAGTCTATCTAATGCTCGGCAGGCGACCGCTAAGACCAAAACACGTGGTGAAGTGCGTGGTGGCGGAAAGAAACCCTGGCGTCAAAAGGGGACAGGAAGAGCTCGAACTGGTTCGATTCGCAATCCACTCTGGCGTGGGGGTGGTACTATTTTTGGACCAACTGGCGAGCAGAATTACTCAGTTGAGATGCCTAAAAAAGCTATTCGAGCTAGCATCGCTCATGCATTGTCAGCTAAAGCTAAGCAAGTTTCAGTAATTGAATCCTTTGATATTGTTAGTGGCAAGACTCGCGATGCCCAGGCTTTGATTGCTAAGCTGGGGCTCAAGGGTGGTATTCTGGTAGTTGTCGCTAAGGCTGAGGAAAAGTCAGCTCGCTCAGTTGCCAACCTGACAAATATACAATACCGACTCGTGAGTCAGTTGACAGTTTTTGACATCATGAATGCTGATAATGTCTTAATCGATAAAGCCGGCTTAGAGGCTATTTATACCTGGCTAGGAGGTAAGAAGTGA
- the fusA gene encoding elongation factor G, translated as MAREYSLDNTRNIGIIAHIDAGKTTTTEGILYRTGRTHKIGEVHEGEATMDWMEQERERGITITSAATTCFWNGKRINIIDTPGHIDFTVEVERSLRVLDGAVTIFDGKMGVEPQSETVWRQANKYGVPRICFINKINQTGGDFYKSLESIHERLTRRAYPIHLPIGEEQSINGIVDLIAMKAYTYTEYKDKELIEGDIPEDMREKAERYRQHLIEAAVEADDAIMEKYLEGTELTTDEIKACIRKSVLTGEFFIVSGGDGRGVVVEKLLDIVVDYLPNPLDIAAPLADNVKTGEQEVLSVTDEAPFVGLAFKIATDPFVGKLCFFRVYAGTLKSGSYVLNSSTGEKERIGRILRMHANQREEVQEVYAGEIAAAVGLKNTMTGHTLCEVGNGVILEQITFPEPVIQIAVEPKTKADQEKMSLALSRLAEEDPTFRVSSDNEAGQTLISGMGELHLEVLVDRMKREFKVEANVGRPQVAYRETVRKTVQVEGKFVRQSGGRGQYGHVWLEVGPLVHAEDIEGDKPTYEFENAIVGGVVPREYIKPVDEGIKEAMGNGVLAGYPVVDVKAKLYDGSYHEVDSSEMAFKIAGSMALQEGVRKADPVILEPVMKVEVTTPEEFMGDVVGDINSKRGRIDKMEDRSGAKIIDGFVPLSEMFGYATTLRSMTQGRASYSMEFDHYAEVPRNIAEELIGKKSASQAE; from the coding sequence ATGGCTCGAGAATATTCTCTAGATAACACACGTAACATTGGTATTATTGCGCACATTGATGCCGGTAAGACCACCACAACCGAAGGTATTTTGTATCGCACTGGTCGAACTCACAAAATTGGTGAGGTTCATGAGGGTGAGGCAACAATGGACTGGATGGAGCAGGAGCGGGAGCGTGGAATCACTATTACTTCGGCGGCTACCACCTGTTTTTGGAATGGTAAGCGCATCAATATTATTGATACGCCTGGACATATCGATTTTACCGTAGAGGTGGAGCGTAGTTTGCGCGTACTAGACGGGGCAGTCACTATTTTTGACGGCAAGATGGGCGTGGAGCCTCAGTCTGAGACCGTATGGCGCCAGGCTAACAAGTATGGTGTACCACGCATCTGCTTTATTAATAAGATCAATCAGACTGGTGGAGATTTTTATAAAAGCTTAGAGTCCATCCATGAGCGCCTAACACGCCGAGCTTATCCAATCCACTTGCCAATCGGTGAAGAGCAGTCAATTAACGGCATTGTTGATTTAATTGCTATGAAGGCCTACACCTATACAGAATATAAGGATAAGGAGTTGATTGAGGGTGATATTCCTGAAGATATGCGTGAGAAAGCTGAGCGTTATCGTCAGCACCTCATAGAGGCTGCTGTAGAAGCTGATGATGCAATAATGGAAAAGTATCTTGAAGGCACCGAGCTAACTACAGATGAGATTAAAGCCTGCATTCGTAAGAGTGTACTAACTGGTGAGTTTTTTATCGTATCTGGTGGTGATGGCCGCGGTGTCGTGGTTGAGAAGCTTTTGGATATCGTGGTAGATTATCTGCCAAATCCCTTAGATATTGCGGCTCCTCTGGCCGACAACGTTAAGACCGGTGAACAAGAGGTGCTTTCGGTTACCGATGAGGCTCCCTTTGTGGGCTTGGCTTTTAAGATTGCTACCGATCCATTTGTAGGTAAGCTGTGCTTCTTCCGTGTTTATGCTGGAACCCTGAAGAGCGGTTCGTACGTACTAAATAGTTCAACCGGCGAGAAGGAGCGAATTGGGCGAATCTTGCGTATGCATGCTAATCAGCGTGAAGAGGTGCAGGAAGTGTACGCCGGGGAAATTGCCGCTGCGGTTGGTTTAAAAAACACTATGACAGGCCATACTTTGTGTGAAGTCGGGAACGGTGTCATTTTGGAGCAAATTACTTTCCCAGAACCAGTTATTCAGATTGCTGTGGAGCCAAAAACCAAGGCCGACCAAGAGAAAATGTCGCTGGCTTTATCACGTCTTGCTGAAGAAGACCCAACTTTCAGGGTTAGCTCCGACAATGAAGCTGGTCAGACCCTCATCTCGGGTATGGGTGAGTTACATCTAGAAGTACTGGTGGATCGTATGAAGCGCGAATTTAAGGTGGAGGCTAATGTTGGTCGTCCGCAAGTTGCCTATCGCGAAACCGTGCGTAAAACTGTCCAGGTGGAAGGAAAATTTGTCCGTCAATCTGGTGGTCGAGGTCAATATGGTCATGTTTGGCTCGAAGTTGGCCCACTTGTGCATGCCGAAGACATTGAGGGGGATAAGCCAACTTATGAATTCGAAAACGCTATTGTTGGTGGTGTCGTACCTCGTGAATATATCAAGCCGGTTGATGAAGGTATTAAAGAGGCCATGGGTAATGGTGTTCTTGCCGGCTATCCGGTAGTTGACGTAAAAGCTAAGCTCTATGATGGCTCATATCATGAAGTTGACTCATCAGAAATGGCCTTCAAGATTGCTGGATCGATGGCCTTACAGGAGGGTGTACGAAAAGCTGATCCGGTTATTTTAGAGCCAGTTATGAAGGTAGAAGTCACCACTCCAGAAGAATTTATGGGTGATGTGGTGGGTGATATTAACTCCAAGCGCGGTCGGATTGATAAAATGGAAGATCGCTCAGGGGCAAAGATAATTGATGGTTTTGTACCACTTTCCGAAATGTTTGGTTATGCCACAACTTTGCGTTCGATGACTCAAGGTCGAGCTAGCTATTCGATGGAATTTGATCATTATGCGGAAGTTCCGCGCAATATTGCTGAGGAGCTAATCGGCAAGAAATCAGCCAGTCAGGCTGAATAG
- the rpmC gene encoding 50S ribosomal protein L29, whose product MKIREIRLQSDAELAKFISTTRQKIAEGYVEIKTKDVKQVRSIRNLKTDLARALTILSERELAELEKSNG is encoded by the coding sequence ATGAAAATTCGTGAAATCCGCTTGCAGTCTGATGCTGAATTAGCGAAGTTTATTAGTACGACACGCCAGAAGATTGCTGAAGGGTATGTAGAAATTAAAACTAAGGATGTTAAGCAGGTACGATCAATTCGTAACCTAAAAACTGATCTAGCTCGGGCTTTAACTATATTAAGTGAGCGCGAACTAGCAGAACTGGAGAAGAGCAATGGCTAG